A genomic segment from Labrus bergylta chromosome 3, fLabBer1.1, whole genome shotgun sequence encodes:
- the glo1 gene encoding lactoylglutathione lyase: MSDKGLSDEAAAAACKDGDPVTKDFMMQQTMLRVKDPVKSLDFYTRILGMTLLQKFDFPSMRFSLFFLGYEDKKEIPTDVKEKTAWTFSRRATIELTHNWGSEADESQSYHNGNSDPRGFGHIGIAVPDVYEACKLFEEQGVTFVKKPDDGKMKGLAFIQDPDGYWIEILSPNNMVSITS, translated from the exons ATGAGCGACAAAGGTCTGTCAGACGAGGCGGCGGCGGCTGCTTGTAAAGATGGAGACCCGGTGACTAAG GATTTCATGATGCAGCAGACGATGCTGCGGGTTAAAGATCCGGTCAAATCATTGGACTTCTACACCAGAATCCTCGGCATGAC GCTCCTTCAAAAGTTTGACTTCCCCTCCATgcgtttctctctcttctttttgggATACGAGGACAAGAAGGAGATTCCTACAGACGTGAAGGAAAAGACAGCGTGGACCTTTTCTAGAAGAGCCACGATCGAGCTGACGCA tAACTGGGGCTCTGAGGCGGATGAGAGTCAGTCCTATCACAACGGAAACTCAGATCCTCGTGGTTTTG GTCACATCGGGATCGCAGTTCCTGACGTCTACGAAGCGTGCAAACTGTTCGAAGAACAAGGAGTGACGTTCGTGAAGAAGCCCGACGATG GTAAAATGAAAGGCTTGGCTTTCATCCAAGACCCTGACGGTTACTGGATCGAGATCCTGAGTCCCAACAACATGGTGTCCATAACCTCCTAA